A window from Candidatus Eisenbacteria bacterium encodes these proteins:
- a CDS encoding shikimate kinase has translation MVSCGAFPRSGGPRCRRTLEDRLTAWIALIGLSGAGKTEVAPLVASRLGLTAVDLDALVERETGTSVAALIETRGESAFRAAESGALRDALSGEGTGRSGVIAIGAGALGSAENRERLRAGAFVVWLRVEPRTAARRVGPGGAEARPLVREEPERKLRELLEARAGTYRAAADAEVDTEGRTIAEVAEAVVAAWEAGSRWGSSAS, from the coding sequence GTGGTATCCTGCGGGGCCTTCCCGAGATCGGGAGGGCCCCGTTGTCGTCGGACCCTGGAGGATCGGCTCACGGCCTGGATCGCGCTGATCGGCCTGTCGGGGGCGGGGAAGACCGAGGTCGCTCCCCTCGTCGCGTCGCGGCTCGGGCTCACGGCGGTCGACCTGGACGCTCTCGTGGAACGCGAGACCGGCACGAGCGTGGCGGCGCTGATCGAGACGAGAGGCGAGTCCGCGTTCCGCGCCGCGGAATCCGGGGCGCTCCGTGACGCGCTGAGCGGCGAGGGTACGGGACGGAGCGGAGTGATCGCGATCGGCGCGGGCGCTCTCGGGAGCGCCGAGAACCGGGAACGCCTGCGCGCGGGCGCGTTCGTCGTGTGGCTTCGCGTGGAGCCCCGGACCGCCGCGCGCCGGGTGGGGCCAGGCGGCGCCGAGGCGAGGCCGCTCGTGCGCGAGGAGCCCGAGCGGAAGCTTCGCGAGCTCCTCGAGGCGCGCGCCGGGACGTACCGGGCCGCCGCCGACGCGGAGGTCGACACCGAGGGGCGAACGATCGCCGAGGTGGCGGAAGCGGTCGTGGCCGCCTGGGAGGCGGGATCGCGGTGGGGCTCGTCCGCATCGTAG